ACGCGGGAATAGCCCGAGTGCCATTTCGCAGCAAGGGGTTTGTCCCTTTTTACACCTGAGACTCCACTATCTTGCAAGCAAGTGGCCACTAGCTGGCGGATGTCATTATCTTCTTGCGCGGTAGGGCCGATATATAGGAATAGTCGCAGTCCCTGCTCTTCCTTGAACTCGAAGAGGACGATGCGTCCTGAAGTTGTCCAACCTTGGGATCGTTTGAGATTCGTAATCTCATCAAGGCTACCGGAGTATACGCGGTAGTGGTGCCGGTCGTGATAATCCTGGTATAGATCAGGGGCAACCTCAGTCACCGTATCTTGCACAAGGGCCCACAGCTTGTTCAAGTCGACTGACCTTACACTTATGATGTGCTCAATGGCCGTTTTGTGTTTCACATAGACCTGGTACGCGAGTTCGTCAATGTTGTCCCGTGTTGCCAAGACGTGCCTCCCCAAGGTGCGCTTATATTGGGACAGGAAGTCGCTAACGGCTGGGCTAATGGATGAACCCCGCATCTGCAAAACTCTATCCATGAGTTGATTAATTGTTTCGTAGCTGAGAGAGACCCATTTCTCTCTGTCATTGTCGTCCTGGGGTTCCCTTCCATCTGGGGTCAGAAATATCGGGAAGGGCGTGAGATTAGGGTATTCTGTTTCTACGATATTCCGGTATCGCGCAAGCTGGTCTGAGTGTTCATTGGCGCCAATCTTGTTCTCTATGGGGCAGACGAAGCCATCGGCTGCTCCGACCACAAGTATGTCAATTCGATGCCGTTCAGTTGCAATTTCTACGTTCGAGAGATTCCAAGCGTCCACGTCGATCGAAGAGAGTGCACTGATTCCGAGTGCGCGCGCTTTTGCTGTGGTCTCCATCAGGAATCGACGCAGAAAGTAGTCACCAAGCCCGTGAGTCTCTTGAGGACTCAGGAGCCATGCCAAAAAGGCCGAGTGAAGAACCTCGCGCCTCGCTATACCGAGCGCGTCGAACAAGTTGAACTCACTCAACAGCGCCTCTAGCTTTTCGAGGTCCCTATCAAGCACCAGCGCTTCCAGTTGCTCCTCGGTCAGCTCGCTCACCCCAGTCCCGCCTACGCCCTGTCCCACACCCGCGTGTACTTGCTGATGCTGCGGAGCTCCTGCGGCGGGTTCATGTGGCTGCCTCGGATAGTGTAGCTGACCTCTGCCACGTACACGCTGCCCTCCGAGTCGACGGTGATGCCGTGGGGCGCGATGAACTGGCCGGGGCCCGTGCCCTCCTCCGGGCTGCCGAAGCGGCACACCAGGTTGCCGTCGAGGTCGTATATGCCGACGCGGTGGCCGAGGCCCGGCGCGTCGTCGACGCCGCCGATGCCGTTCAGCTCGCCGATGTAGATGTGGTCCTGCCACAGCATCATCGAGTCCGGGCGGTGGATGTTGTTCCACATCGTGATGAAGTTGCCCTCCGCGTCGAAGACCTGCACGCGGTGCGGCTCGCGGTCGACCACGTACACCCGGTCGCGCTCGTCGATGGCGATGTTGTGCGGGCGGATGAACTGCCCCGCGTCGATGCCGGAGCTGCCCCAGGAGAACTTGTACTGGCCGTCGCCGGTGTAGACGTGGATGCGCGCGTTGCCGTAGCCGTCGGAGATGTAGATGTCGCCGTTGCTGGGCCGGATGGCGGCGGAGGTCGGCCGGTTGAAGGGCTCGCCGCCCCACTTGGGTGACGGGTGGTCCCGCTCGCCGATCTCCATCAGCCGGGTGCCGTCCGACGCGAACTTCTGGATGGTGTGGATGCCGTCGTCGGCGACCAGCAGCGTGTCGTCGTGGGCGCAGTAGAGGCCGTGGGTGCGGGTCTCGCTGAACCACCCCTCGCCAAAGGTGCGCTGGAAGTTGCCGTCCTTGTCAAAGACGATGATGGGGTGCTTGCCGCGCGTCAGCACGTACACCGTGTCCTGCGAGTCCACCGCGACGCCTGGGCACTCGACGAAGGTCATGCCGTCGGGCAACTGCTGCCCCCATCCCTCGACGTACTCGTAGAAGAAACCGTTTTCGCCAAAGATCTCAGCCATGATTTACCCCTTTCGGCGTAGTTGCGGGCACACGCGTAGGGCGCGCCCCTGTGGAGTTGGGCTATGCTAGTTGTCCCGTGCGCGGCGTGTCAATGAACGGGCTTAGGCCGCATTGCGACGCGGGGCGCGGGGTGGTAGTCTGCTATTACAGACAGATCCCTTACGCAGGAGTTCCATTTTGACTATGACAGCGGAGGCCGCCCACCTCTTTGAGGATGCGCGCAACATGTACGCCGCGGCGCTGGAGCGACTGGCCGCAGGCGACATTCGCGACGCGTCGGAGAAGGCGTGGTGCGCCACCAAGCGTGCCACCGATGGGCTGCTGCTCGCGCGGACCGGGCAGGCGCCCGAGAGGACTACGGAGACCGGCAGGGGGATTCGCACCCTCTCCGGCGGCAGTCCGGCGGTCTACGATTTGCGGGTCCGCTACTATCACCATCAGTCGGTTCTGCACGGTGCGTGCTTCTACGACGGAATGTGCGAGCCCATAGCCGACACCGAGCAGCTCATCCGCCAGACTGCCCAGTACGTCCAGGATGCGGAGCGGCTAGCCAACAGCTGAGCCGGCCCGTTTCACGCGCAGGCGCTCCACTACCCGCGGGTCAAGCGCACACTGAAGAGACCGTTCGTCCTGAGCATGTCGAAGGGAAAACCTGCGTCCGTTCGCCCTGGGCCTGTCAAAGGGCAATCCACGTGAGCATACAAGCGAAGACAAATCGGAGGACAGCATGGAACTCACGGACAAGCAGAGGGACTTTCTCAATGCCAACCACAACGCCGTATTCTCGACGTTCCGGCGCAACGGCGCGGCGCAGCTCAGCGTCGTCACGAGCGGCCTCTACGGCGACGGCGTCGCGTTCACGACGACGGCCGACCGCGCCAAGCACCGCAACCTCACTCGCGACCCGCGCTGCACGCTCCTCGTCTCGCATGACGAGTGGCGGCCGTTCCTGGTGGTCGAGGGCACCGCGACAGTGCTCACGCAGGACAACACCCCCGCCGACGAGCTGCGCACCGCCTTCCGCGACGTCTTCCGCTCCGCCGCCGGCAAGGAGCACCCGGATTGGGACGAGTACGACAGGGTCATGGTGGAGGACCGCCGCGTCATCGTCGTCGTCACTGCGGACCACGTCTACGGGACGTTGGGGTAGGGGCTAGGCGACTTCTTCCTCGTCGTCGCTCTCGGATTCCGGCATGCCGAGGGCCTCGGGCTCAACATAGCGAGAGCTACGCACCTGGGGCGCATCAATGGCGTAGGGCGTCGGAAAGTCCTCTTCCCCCTTGCCTAAGAGACCCGCAAACTCCCGGCCCTTGGGGACAATTGACCGGTCAAATGATCCGATGGACGAGTCATAGGCCTTGAGGGCGCGTTCCAGACCCTTTCCTACCGAATCGTAGTGGTTCATGAATGTCTGCAAGCGGCGAAATAGGTCGTCGCCGGCCTTCGCAATTTCACTGGCATGCTCGGCAAGATGGTGCTGCTGCCAGCCATGCGCGACGGCCCACAGCAGCGAGATTAGCGACGCGGGTGTGGCGATCGCCACCCGCTTCGCCATGGCGTAGGTGACCAGATTCGGATTTGACCTCAGCGCGGCGGCAAGAAACTGATCACCAGGCACGAACATCACCACAAAGTCCAGGGAGCCGTCCACTTTGTCGCCGTACTTCCGGGCGGCGAGGCCGTCCACCTGCGTCTTCAGCGCGTCGGCGTGCCGAGTCAGCGCGGCGTTTTCCGCCGCCTCGTCTTCCGCCTCGGATGCCTCAAGAAAAGCCTTCGCTGAAGCCTTGGCGTCAATGACTACCGCACGGCCATCAGGCAGCCGAACTGTCATGTCCGGCCGGTCGCTGCCGCTCTCCACGGTGGCCTGGAGGCTGTAATCGATATGCTCATTGAGCCCTGCTAGTTCCACAACGCGCTGAAGCTCGATTTCGCCCCATGACCCTATCTGTGTGCTGCTCGTGAGCGCACTTGCCAGCTTGCTTGTCTCAGTGGTGAGCTCGCTGGCCTGTTTCGTCCACGCGTCAATCTTGGGATTGAGGTTCTGATAGTTCTCCGCCAATGGCTTGACCAGTTCCTGAAACTGCTTATGGCGGTTCTCCAGATCACCCTTGGCAGCTTCCATGGTTTTGCCAAGGTTCTCGTTGGCGAGCTGCAAGAAGGCTTCGCTATTGTTGGCGGCGACCCGGCTCGCCGTCGCCTGAAATGCCTCGCTCAGCTGCTCCTTCGCCGTCTCCAGCAGCTGCTCGCCGGTCTTCGCCTCAGACAGTCTGCCCTCCAGCGTCGCGACGCGGGCCTTCGCCCGCACCTCCTGCGCGAACCACACCACCACGGCGCCCACCGCGATGCCCACGACGACAGCGACAATGACTTCCACGGTTCCTCCATTTGCCGGCCGCCCCTGTCGTTGGATATTGCGGCAAGGGCGAAATCCACTGCGGGGATTATGCTACACTAAAGGCGCTTGAGGAGCGTATGTAAATGGGCGTCTTCCATTGCACAATAACCGTGTCCCCCGTCACCGGCGCCGACTCCCGCCGGACGGAGGCCATCGTCGATTCCGGGGCCAGCTACTCCGTGATCCCCGCCCGGTTGCTCAACGAGTTGGGCATCCAGCCCAAGCGCACTGACGTCTTCATGCTGGCCGACGGCACCCGCCATGAGGAGGTCATCGGCGAGGCCCGCGTCGCCGTGAACGGCCGCGACGCCGTGACCCCCGTCGTGTTCGGCTCGGACGAGGCCCTGCCGCTCTTGGGCGCGGTGACGATGCAAATCCTCAACCTCGTCGTCGACACCAAGGGCGAGCGGCTGGTCCCGGGCGTCGCTTACTTGCTCTAGCCGTCCAAGCTCCCCTACCGCTGCACGTTCCGGTACGCGTTGGCTCCCGCGACGATCGCCGGCAGCCCGCCCATGAGGTACGCGACGCCCAGCGCCTCCGCGACCTCCTCCTCCGTCGCGCCCAGGCCGCGCGCCCGGTTGGCGAGGTTGGTCACGCCCTGCTCGTGGTTCAGCAGCGCGTCGCAGATCATCATCATCAACGTCTTCACGTGCGCCGGCAGCGCGCCGCCCTCGGTGATCGATGCGCGCGCCCCGCCGACCATCGCCGCCAGCTCCGGCGCGTTCTCCTCCAGAAGCTGCTGGAAGCCTGTGGGCTGTGCCTGTGTCATGGTTTGCCCTCCGATTTCGTATTGGAATGGACGCAGCGTACCAAAGCGGCGGAGGGGCGTCCAGCGTTGCGCTCGCCTACGCCCTCAGCTAGCATTGTTCGCAGCAATCAGACTGTCGGAGGTCCTCATGGATGTTGAAGAGCTGTTGAAGGGCGTGTTGGCCGTCACGCGCGATGCTGCATTCAATCGCGTCCGCTACATCGGCGCGATGATGTCACAGGAGGAGCAGGCCGAGTTCCTCAAGGGCCTCTTCAACCAGGCCGTCCTGGCCCGCGAAGCCAGGAGCGGCGAGTCCCTCTTCGACTACCTCGAAGCATGGGAGGAGAAGGGCATGGCTATCGTCGCCGGCCGCGCCCAGTCGCCCATCGAGCTCGACGCGACGCCGTGGACCTCCCTGCGCGTGCCCGTCCGCGAGGCCAGGCTGGCCCTCGTCACCACCGGCGGCTTCTACCTCAAGACCCAAGAGCCCTACGAGACCGACGGCCCCGAGAACCTCGGCGACTGGTCGTGGCGCGCAATACCCCGCACCGCGTCGCCGGACGACTTGGAGGTCGCCCACATCCACTACGACCTCTCCGGCCCCCGCGAGGACCGCAACTGCGTCTTCCCCATCGACCGCGCCGCCGAGATGCACGCCGAGGGCCTCATCGGCAGCCTCAACGACACCTACTACTCCTTCATGGGCTTCATCCAGAAGCCCGACCTGCTGGCGTCCGAGACCGCCCCGGAGGTCGCGCGGCTCCTCAAGAAGGACGGCGTCGACGCCGCGGTCATCACGGCCACCTGACCCATCTGCAATCGGTCCAGTGGACTGATAGCGCGCGCCCTGGAGGCGGAGGGGATCTCGACGGTCCTGGTGATGATGAACAGCGGCCTCGCCGAGGTGATGCAGCCGCCGCGGGTCTGCCGCGTCCGCTTCCCCTTCGGCCGGCCCATGGGCGAGCCGGGCAACGCCGACCAGAGCCGAGTGCTGCTCGAGGACGCCCTCAGCGTGCTCGAAACGGCGACCGAGCCGGGCAGCGTCGTCCACCTCCCGTACCGCTGGCGCCGCGAGGACTACGCGCAGGTCCGCCGCGACCGCGCCGCGCCCATCGCCGGAGGCTAGCGGCAACCCAGCACACGGAGGACGCCCTTGAACATCGGATTCAGCGCCCCCACAAGGGGCCCGCAGGCGACGCCCAAGTCCCTCGCGCAACTCGTCCAGCACGGCGAGGACCTCGGCTTCGGCATCGTGACCGTCAGCGACCACGTCGTCTTCCCGCGCGCCGCCAACTCGACGTACCCCTACAGCGAGGACGGCTCGTACTGGGGCGGCGTCGAGTGCATGGAGCAACTGACGCTCCACGCGTACTTGGCAGCCTGCACAACGTCGCTGCGGCTGCTCACCTCCGTCATGGTCGTCCCCCACCGGCCGCCGGTGCTGACCGCGAAGGTGCTCGCGACGGTCGACGTACTGTCCGGCGGCCGCCTCATCGTCGGCTGCGGCGCGGGCTGGCTGCGGGAGGAGTTCGAGGCCATCAGCGCGCCCGACTTCGACAGGCGCGGCGCCGTCACCAACGAGTACATCCGCGCCTTCAAGGAGCTATGGACCAGCGACGAGCCCACCTTCGACGGCGAGTTCTGCAGCTTCTCCAATCTCCACTTCGAGCCAAAGCCCGTGCAGAAGCCGCACCCGCCCATCTGGACCGGGGGCGAGAGCCCCGCAGCGCTCCGCCGAGCGGGACGCCTCGCCGACAAGTGGTTCCCTATCGGCACGAACCCCACCTACCCCGTCCGCACGCCTGAGCAGCTCACACAGTCGCTGGAGCGCGTGCGCCACCACGCCGAGGAGGCCAGCCGCGACCCGTCGGACGTGGGCGTCGCCTACAGCGCGGGCATGCCCAGCCTCGGCGAGGCCGTCCAGCAACCGGACGGCGCCCGCCGCCCCTTCACCGGCGACAGCGAGCAGGTCGCCGGGGACATCCGAGGATTCGCGGAGGCGGGCGTCAACGACATGGCATTCCGCTTTGAGCGCGGCACGCTGGAGGAGACGCTGGCAGCAATGGAGCAGTTCGCGGACGAGGTGATGGCGAGGGTGTAGGCCACCCCTACCCCTGCGCCACCATGTCCTCAAACAGCTCAAAAAACTCCGGGCACGTCTTCTCCACGCACCGGTAGTCGTCGATGACCACGCCCGGCGTGACCAGGCCCATGACCGAGAACGCCATCGCGATGCGGTGGTCGCCGAAGGTGTCGATCGTCGCGCCGCGCGGCTTGGCCGGGTAGACCGTGATCGTGCTCTCAGTCTCCTCCACGCGCACGCCCATCGACTCCAGCCCTGCCGCGACGCTGTGCACCCGGTCTGACTCTTTGCCCCGCACGTGCGCGATGTTGGTGATCGTCGTCGGCGAGTCCGCGAAGGGCGCGACGCACGCCAGTGTCATCATCGTGTCGGAGAAGTCGCCCATGTCGACGGTCACCCCGCGCAGCCCGCTCGCGCCCTCCACCGTCGTCGAGCCGCCCGCCTGCGTCAGCCGGCACCCCATCTCCTCCAGTACCCGCAGGAACTGCGTGTCGCCCTGCAGCGAGCCCTCCAGCGGCAGGTGCTCGACGGTGACGCGCCCGCCCGCGACTGCCGCCGCCGCCGCGAAGTACGACGCCGTCGACGCGTCCGGCTCGATGGCGACGTCGTTCGCGCGGTAGCCCCGGCCGTTGCCGACGAGGAAGAGGTCGTGGCGCGGACGCTCCACCGCCACGCCGAACTGCTCCATCAGCCGCGTCGTCATGTCGATGTACGGGCGGCTGACCCGCACGTCCGCCTCCAGCTCCAACGGCGCGTGGCACAGGGGCGCCGCCATCAGGAACGCCGAGGTGAACTGCGAGCTTTCGCGGGCGTCCATGACCGCCGGGCCGCCGGCCAGCCCGCGCGTCGCCATGTCGAGGGGGAACGTGCCCGTCGGCGTCGTGATGCCGACGCCCTGCGCCTGCAGCGCGGCGATCAGCGTGTGCATCGGCCGCCGCTTCATCTGCGCCGTCGAGTCAAAGTGGTAGTCGCCCTCGCCCGCGGCGACTGCCGCCAGCAGGAAGCGCGCAGCGGTCCCCGCGCTGCCGCACCACACCGACGCGCTCGCGTTGGGCGCGCCGCCCGCCGCGCCGGTCACTGTGCAGACCGCGCCGCCCGTCTCCTCAACGCCGAACCCCAACGCCTGCAGCGCCCGCACGAAGACCAGCGTGTCATCGCTGATCTGCAGGTTGGTGAGCGTCGAGACGCCCTCGGCCAGCGCCGCAAGCAGCAGCACCCGGTTCGAGATGCTCTTGGAGCCGGGAATGACGACGGAGGCGGCAAGCGGCCGCTCAGCCGTCGAGATCTCCTTCTGTTGTGTGTCCGCCATGCGTCCCGCCTGGGCTTCACTCGCCACGTTGTCCGCCAGCTACTAGCGTACACGAGCACACCCCGGCATTCCAGCGGAGGGGCCGCAGGGGCCTTGCGCCGCCGGGGGCAAAAGCCCAACGGCAGGATGCCGCCTACTCTGAGCCGCCGCCGGACCCCCGGCGGTTGCCCGCAAGCAGCGCGTTCAGGATCTCGGTTGCCACCAGGACCAGGAATCCGACGCCCAGGCCTCTGTTGAGGACGCTCAGAAAGCTGCCGAAACCGCCTTCTATCCACCAGTAGAGGCCCGTGACAAGGGTGACCAGAATGGCGACCACCCCCAACACCCTGCCGATCATCACCACATCCATCCGCGCCGGATCGATCTTCACTTCCATGGCAGCCTCCTTGTTAACGCATACCTGGGCCCTCTATCCGCGCCGTGCACCCTGTCTCCGGATCGCCTTCGCGCTTCCGAGAGCGGGCGCGGTCTACCCGCGCGAAGGGTACAGGATTATCACTCGCCATACAACAATTGTCAGATGCTCGGAACGCCATTCTCTAATTTTTGCGCATTCCGGCGCGGAAGGCCCTGAATGCGGCGATTATGCTCTCGCAGGCGCTTGCGCCTAGACCGCTCCCCGTGCAGGCGGTACACTTGCGCCGGCCAATGCAACCAGGAGGGGAGTCATGGCACTTACCGGCAAGGTAGTTGTGATAACCGGCGCCGCCCGCGGCATGGGCCGCGAGTACGTGCGGTGGTTCCTGCGCGAGGGCAGCAAGGTCGTCGCCCTCGACCAGTCCTGGGAAGATGTCGACGACTTCTCCGAGGAGCTCGGCGGCTTCGAGGAAGCCCTCGTCGTCACCGGCAACATCACCAGCGACGCCGACCTCGACGCCGCCTACCAGGCGACGATGGACCGCTTCGGCACCGTCGACGTCCTCCTCAACAACGCCTCCATGCGCATGCGGGACGTGCACCCCTCGGCGGTGCTCAACGTGCTGGACTCCACGGACGAGCAGTGGCAGTACGCCTTCGAGGCCAGCGTCCTGGGTCTGATCAAGGCCATCCGCCGCTTCGTGCGGCCCATGATCGAGAACAAGAGCGGCAGCATCATCAACGTCTACTCCGGCTCCGGCGTCATCGGCCGCCCGGGCAACCAGCCCTACGGCGCCGTCAAGGCGGCGGTGCACAACTTCACCCAGTCGCTGTCCGGAGAACTCGCGGAGTACAACATCGCCGTCAACTCGCTCATTCCCGGCGGCACCCGCAGCACCGGCTACGAGGAGCAGACACGGCTGCAGGCGGAGATGGGCCGCGTCAGGGTGCGGAACCCCGTCGGACCCGGCCACACCGCGCCCGCCGCGGTGTGGCTTGCCCAGCAGGACTCCTCCACGTTCACGGGCGAAGCCGTCGACGCGCTGAAGTGGAACGAGGAAAACGGCTACGGCAGCTACGACGCTTGGGCCTCGCCCGACTAGGACGTGCCGTCCCGTGACGACGCTGCTAAAAGCGCTGACCGGCGCGGGCGTTGGCCCGAGGCGCACCTGCTTCCGGCTCATCACCGAAGGCAAGGTCACCGTCAACGGCGAGCCCGCCACCAACGCCACGCTCGAGGTTGACCCGGCGGTAGACGCCATCGAGGCCGACGGCCGGCGGATCACAGCCGCGCAGCCATACGTCTACGTCAAGATGAACAAACCCGCGGGCGTCCTCTCGGCCGTGCACGACACCCGTGGCCGCCCGACCGTCTCCGGCCTCGTCCCGCCGCGATACCGCGACTTGCGTCTCTTCCCCGTCGGCCGCCTCGACATGGATTCCACGGGCCTCGTCCTCATGACCAACGACGGCGACCTCGCCTACCGCCTCATGCACCCCAGCTACGGCTACGAGAAGGAGTACCACGTCAGCCTGAAGGTGTCGCTGACGGACGCCGACGTCCGCGCCCTGTCGCAGGGGGTGCTCCTCGAAGGCCAGCGCACCGCCCCGGCACGGGTCGCGCGGCTGAACGATCGTGCGGGCATCAAGTACAGCGTCACGCTCGCGGAGGGCCGCAAGCGCCAGGTTCGCCGAATGCTCGCGTCGCTGGGCAAGCCGCCCACAACGCTCGAGCGCGTCCGCATCCACACCCTGCTGCTCGGCGACCTCGCGCCCGGCGAAGCACGGGATCTGTCGGCGGACGAGTTGGCCGCGTTGCGGGGCGACAAGGGGAGCTAGGGCCTGAGGACTGGAGTGCTAGTTGGCAACGAAGTCGCCAACCCAGTGCACCGGGTAGCTCGCATCGCTGGCGACACGATGAAAGCGCTGGTCCGCAGTCCACAGCTCGCCCCCCAGCGACTCGGCCAGCGCCAGGTAGTGCGCGTCGTACACCGCGCTCTGGCGGAGTTCGCTAGCCAGTTGGACGGCGCGAATGTGAAGGCCGCTGACGTCCCTGAACTCAATATTAATAGCAAGCAGGCTCTCCACGCCGCTTACCACATTTTCTATGGTGTGTTCACCACGAACCATACGCTTGTAAAGGGCATTGGCCACCTCCACCCGCATATGATGGGGAGCCACCATCTGGATATTCTCCGTCAACCAATGCCGGACGAGGGCATTGGCTTCTCTGGTGTATTCCTCGACAGCTAACCACTTGACCGCCACGCTGGCGTCCACCACGACGAAACCGGCCACTACCGGCCATCCAGCTGACGGTCACGCTCCTCACGTGCCTCATGGATGAGGTCGACACTGCTGCCGGGGAGCACCCGGTCGCCGTAAATTCTCTTCTGACGGGCGATCAGCTCATCAATCGACATGCGAGGCGGGGGCTGTCCTTCGGCATCGTCCTTGTCGAGTTCCTTGTCGATGGCCGCGCGGCAGTACTGCCCCATGCTCACGCCCTTCCGCGTAGCAGCCGCTTGTAGCCGTTCCTGCACGTCTGGGGCTAATTCCAGGGTCAGGCGCTTTTTCTTCGTTTCCATAGTGACGCGTCCCAAAAACGATGTGAATTAAGCTTAACGCCAGCATCGCTACGCCGCAATGTCGGCAGTCAGACTGGGGCCCGCTCGCGTGACGCCCAGCTTACCCTACCGCCGCGACCACCGCGTCGCCGGCCGCTCCTGCAGCTCGCCGTCCACGTACACGTCGACCCGCTCGTTGAAGAAGCAGACCAGGTTGGCGATCTTGACCGACTCCGACGTTGGAAGCTGGTAGTACCACGCCAGGTCCTCGCCGTCCTCCACGCCCTCAACCGAGTAGTAGTTCGCCGTGCCCTTGTACGGGCAGCGCGTCACCCGCTCGCTCTTGGCCAGCAGGCCCACCTTCACGTCCATGACGGGCAGGTAGTACCGCACGGGCAGCCCCGTCTCGAACAGCAGCGTCGGACGCGTGCTCTCGGCGAGCGTCACGCCACCCTGCTCGACGCGCACGTGCCGCGTGCTCGGAAGGCAGTCGACGCGCTTGTGCGGGTCGCGGGCGTGGACGAAGACCTCCTCGTCCTCCTCGAACCAGTGGTCCACCTTGTTCCAGTAGAAGGCGACGTAGCCGGAGATGTCCGGGCACGTGTCCGCAAAGGGCGACGTGTACGCCCACAGGACGTTCTCCACCGTCGAGTCGCCCGCGGTGAGCGAGTAGTACTCCGCGTTGCCCTTGTACGGGCACTGCGTGACCAGCTCGGCATTGGCCATCAGGTCCATCCGCACGTCCTCGCGCGGGAAGTAGTACGCGGGCACGTTCCGCGTCTCGAACAGCAGCAGTGCGCGCCGACTGTCGGCGATGAACTCGCCGTTGTGCATGACGCGCACCCACTTGGCGCACGGCTCCACCGACCCCGTGTGGTTCGGGTCGCGCCTGCCGATGAGCTCTTCCTTGGATGCAAGCGTAGTCATCGTATGCCTCCCGGGAATGTTTGCCGGATTGTGGCACAGGCCCACCCTGCGGGCAAGGGCGCGCACGTGCCGCCTCTTGACGTAGCGGCACGCTTGGGGCAACCTTGCCGCACAGCATTCCCGTCCTGACTCAACCTATGCGAAGGAGCAACACCATGAAGGCGGCTGTCCTCTGGGAACTCGGCCAACCCCTGTCCATTGAAGAAGTCGAGCTCGACCCGCCCAAGGCCGGCGAGGTCCGGGTCAAGATCGGCGCCGCGGGCATCTGCCGCAGCGACCACCACTACATGAAGAAGGAAGGCTCCATCGCGACGCCCGCCGTCCTCGGCCACGAGGGCTCCGGCACCGTCATCGAGCTCGGCGAGGGCGTCACCACGCTCAACGTCGGCGACCGCGTCATCCTCTCCTTCGTCCCCAACTGCGGCCGCTGCAAGTTCTGCCTGACCAACCGCGCCAACCTGTGCGCGGCCCACGCCGCCACCGGCGCCACCATGTTCGACGGCACCACGCGCCTGCACCAGGGCGACACCCGCATCAACCACATGGGCAAGGTGGCCTGCTTCGCGCAGGAGGCCGTCGTTCCGGAGAGCGGCTGCGTCAAGGTGCCTGACGACTTCCCCTTCCCGCAGGCCGCCTACATCGGCTGCTGCGTCACCACCGGCGTCGGCGGCGCGATCTTCAACGCCGGCGTGCACCCCGGCAGCGCCGTGGCCGTTGTCGGCTGCGGCGGCGTCGGCCTCAACGCCCTGATGGGCGCGCAACTCAACGGCGCGACCAGGATCATCGCAGTCGACATCGACGACGGACGCCTGGAGTTCGCCGGCCGCTTCGGCGCGACGCACTTCGTGAACCCGCCCCACGGCGACCCCGTCGCCCGCATCAAGGAGCTGACGGACGGCGCCGGCGTGGACTACGCCTTCGAGGCCTTCGGCGCCTCGGAGACCATCGAGACCGCCTACCATTCCATCAAGCGCGGCGGCACCGCCACGATCCTCGGGCTCGCCCCCATCGGCGACGACCCGGTCATCCCGGGCATCGACCTCGTGCGCAACCAGAAGACGCTGAAGGGCAGCTACTACGGCTCCGCCCGCCCGCGCGTTGACTTCGACACCATGGTCGACCTCTACCTCAACGGCAAGCTCGACCTGGACTCCCTCGAGGGCAAGCACTACTCCCTGGACAACATCATGGAGGGCTACGCGGACCTGGAGAAGGGCGTCCCCGGCCGCGGCGTCATCACGGACTTCAGCTAGGCAAGAGGAAGGACCTGCAGCATGCCCGGTGA
The DNA window shown above is from Chloroflexota bacterium and carries:
- a CDS encoding Zn-dependent alcohol dehydrogenase, which translates into the protein MKAAVLWELGQPLSIEEVELDPPKAGEVRVKIGAAGICRSDHHYMKKEGSIATPAVLGHEGSGTVIELGEGVTTLNVGDRVILSFVPNCGRCKFCLTNRANLCAAHAATGATMFDGTTRLHQGDTRINHMGKVACFAQEAVVPESGCVKVPDDFPFPQAAYIGCCVTTGVGGAIFNAGVHPGSAVAVVGCGGVGLNALMGAQLNGATRIIAVDIDDGRLEFAGRFGATHFVNPPHGDPVARIKELTDGAGVDYAFEAFGASETIETAYHSIKRGGTATILGLAPIGDDPVIPGIDLVRNQKTLKGSYYGSARPRVDFDTMVDLYLNGKLDLDSLEGKHYSLDNIMEGYADLEKGVPGRGVITDFS